A single region of the Zootoca vivipara chromosome 2, rZooViv1.1, whole genome shotgun sequence genome encodes:
- the LOC118081198 gene encoding uncharacterized protein LOC118081198, translating to MDGGGEDIPSKKAKTMCKYLEKWESEFSFLKKSRVGHSYAFCTICSCEFSVSHGGRNDVTQHTKSAKHKRGVEAQKNAPTMSTCVTSNTEETDQVINAEVKMAMLCAKNNVPFTFCDDYNKYVADMFPDSAIAQRYSAGRTKTAQIIKGAIAAELDDELAKACQSQPFSLMCDESNNRKAGKEFVIMARLYDEANLQVVTRFLEMSICDVANAENLYEKLSEALRKRGIPWENLIAFNSDNASVMKGKHDSVISRLKTSQPHVQDLGCICYLVQLATGCAIRAAQVPVEDILVRIYTHFDKSAKRCEISKDFVDFTDSDHLELLRDCSTRWLSLLTCIQRVLNQWDALKAYFGSLEEVEKSAKLRDLAGHLADPVVKIYFLFLAAALKPFSEFNIAFQSEEVQIHRLEEEMCRLIKKILGFLIPARTMMDVPLREVNYGEGHQLPDEDLFIGADTKAFMRSTELPVSAEKKIFQTVRRFYEAVLQKMFSYFPLDNPLPRDLKVLDPAARLDVTPGAVESLVALLPQLSLNEDRLREELLDYQLTDTKQLPQEEKIDRFWGLLGKDVRFRELSRLMKALLCIPHSNASSERVFSMVREIVAEKRMALLDNSTVSALLACKINYSGPAYKYTPSKRVLKAAKPATHLYNQSLIDAREEPKD from the exons CAATGTGCAAGTATCTTGAGAAATGGGAAAGCGAATTTAGCTTCTTGAAGAAAAGCAGAGTGGGCCACAGTTACGCATTCTGCACAATTTGCAGTTGCGAATTTAGTGTCTCCCACGGGGGAAGGAACGATGTCACTCAGCATACAAAATCAGCCAAACACAAGCGCGGGGTAGAGGCACAGAAAAATGCCCCGACGATGTCCACATGTGTGACTAGTAATACCGAAGAGACTGACCAGGTCATAAATGCAGAGGTTAAAATGGCCATGCTGTGTGCCAAAAACAACGTTCCTTTCACCTTCTGCGACGACTACAACAAGTATGTAGCTGACATGTTCCCGGACTCTGCCATTGCACAAAGATATTCTGCGGGGAGAACCAAAACTGCGCAAATCATAAAAG GTGCCATAGCAGCTGAGCTAGATGACGAGTTGGCCAAAGCATGCCAATCTCAGCCCTTTTCATTGATGTGTGACGAATCGAACAACAGAAAAGCAGGCAAAGAATTTGTCATCATGGCTAGACTCTACGATGAGGCCAATCTGCAGGTTGTTACCAGATTTTTGGAGATGTCCATATGCGACGTTGCAAATGCAGAAAATCTTTATGAAAAGCTGAGTGAAGCATTAAG aaAAAGAGGCATTCCGTGGGAGAACCTGATAGCCTTTAACTCTGATAATGCGAGTGTCATGAAAGGCAAACACGACTCTGTTATCAGCAGACTGAAGACCAGTCAGCCCCACGTTCAGGATCTTGGCTGCATCTGCTACCTAGTACAGCTGGCCACTGGCTGTGCCATCAGAGCAGCACAGGTACCTGTTGAAGACATCCTGGTCAGAATATACACCCACTTTGATAAAAG TGCAAAAAGATGTGAAATCTCCAAGGATTTTGTAGATTTTACTGATTCAGACCACCTGGAGCTGCTCAGGGACTGCAGCACCCGATGGCTGAGTCTGTTAACCTGCATCCAGAGAGTGTTGAACCAATGGGATGCACTAAAG GCCTACTTTGGCAGCCTTGAGGAAGTGGAGAAGAGTGCCAAACTACGTGATCTAGCTGGCCATCTGGCTGATCCGGTCGTGAAGATCTACTTCTTGTTCCTGGCTGCTGCCCTTAAGCCTTTTTCTGAATTTAATATTGCCTTCCAG TCAGAGGAAGTGCAAATTCACAGGCTTGAAGAGGAGATGTGCAGGCTGATCAAGAAGATCCTGGGCTTCCTCATACCAGCCAGGACCATGATGGATGTACCTCTCAGGGAGGTGAATTATGGAGAAGGACATCAGTTGCCTGATGAAGACCTCTTTATCGGAGCAGACACAAAGGCGTTCATGAGAAGCACAGAGCTTCCTGTGTCCGCCGAGAAGAAAATCTTCCA AACTGTGAGAAGATTCTACGAAGCAGTGCTTCAGAAGATGTTCTCCTACTTTCCCCTCGACAATCCACTCCCGAGGGACTTGAAAGTGCTGGACCCTGCTGCTCGCCTTGATGTTACTCCAGGGGCAG tggaaAGTCTAGTGGCCCTGCTCCCTCAGTTGAGCTTGAACGAAGATAGGCTGAGAGAGGAACTCCTTGACTACCAGCTGACAGATACCAAGCAACTCCCCCAAGAagaaaaaattgacagattctggGGCCTGCTAGGGAAGGATGTGAGGTTCAGGGAGCTGTCAAGATTAATGAAGGCGTTACTCTGTATTCCCCACAGCAATGCCAGTTCTGAAAGGGTGTTTAGTATGGTGAGAGAGATAGTTGCAGAGAAGAGGATGGCATTATTAGACAACAGCACTGTTTCTGCTTTGCTTGCCTGTAAAATCAACTACTCTGGCCCAGCCTACAAATACACTCCTTCCAAAAGAGTGTTAAAGGCTGCAAAGCCTGCAACACATTTGTATAATCAGTCCTTAATAGATGCCAGAGAAGAGCCAAAAGACTGA